In Candidatus Electrothrix scaldis, the genomic window ATAAGCCGGAAGTTCTCAATCTGAAAGAAGTTCTGGTGCATTTTATAGATCACCGCCGTACAGTTATCTATAGACGTACAGCCTTTGAGCTGCGCAAGGCGGAAGAACGTGCCCACCTCCTGGAAGGCCTCAAGATTGCTCTGGATAATCTTGACGAGGTAGTCGAGCTAATCAAGGCCTCTGCTGGACCTCCTGAAGCTAGGGCCGGTTTGATGGAGCGTTTTGAGCTCTCCGAACTCCAAGCCCAGGTTATCCTGGACATGCGCCTGCAAAAACTGACCGGGCTGGAGCGTGATAAGATCATCCAGGAATACACAGAGCTTATGGAACGCATTGCCTGGCTCACGGAAGTGCTCTCCGACGATGCCTTGGTCATGCAGTTAATCCGGGAGGAATTTGAGGCTGTTCGTGAGCAATACGGTGATGAACGGCTAACTGAGATCATTGACGCCCCCGATGAAATCTTACCGGAAGACATGATTACCCCGGAAGAGATGGTGGTGACTATTTCCCATAGCGGTTACATCAAACGTAACCAACTATCCCTGTACCGCGCCCAACGCCGTGGCGGCAAAGGGGTTACAGGTATGGCAGCTGTGGATGATGATTTTGTTACGGATCTTTACACAGCATCCACTCTGGATACCTTTCTTTTCTTTACCAATAAGGGGAGAGTGTTCTGGCGTAAGGTCTACGAACTGCCTATGGCCGGTCGCACAGCACGTGGCAGGGCTATCGTCAACCTTCTCGAATTGGCAGAAGGGGAAAGACTTGCAGCTATCCTCCCAGTTTCCAATTTGGCTGAGGCTGATAAAGGGCATGCTATTCTTACGATAACCAAAAAGGGACGGGTGAAAAAGACCACCATTGCCGAGTATCAGAAACCTGTTCGTAAGGGCAAGCTGGGCTTGACCATCAAAGATGAAGATGAAATGCTCTGCGCAGCCATAACCACTGGTGATGACCGGGTGTTCCTGGTTACAAAAAATGGGCTCTCCATCCACTTCCACGAAGATAATGTCCGAATTATGGGACGTACAGCGGCCGGTGTCAAAGGTATCACGCTGGCGGACGATGACGAGGTCGTGGCGGCAGTTGTTCTGCAAAACCACGAAGAGGAAGACACCATTCTCACGGTTACAGAAAATGGCTATGGTAAACGAACTGCGGTATCAGACTACCGTCTCCAAAAACGGGGTGGCAAGGGTATCTTTGCTATTAAAACCAGTGAACGGAACGGCAAAGTGGTTGGTGCGCTTCAAGTTGTGGACGATGATCAGATTATGCTTATTGCTGACTCAGCCAAGGTTATCCGTCTGCCTATGGATTCCATGCGAGTGATAGGACGTAATACCCAAGGCGTTAGGATGATCAATCTCAATGAAGGGGAAAAGGTTGTTGCCCTGTCCATGCTGGCCCGCACCAGTGAAGACGAGGACGACGAGTCTGAAAACGTAGATGACATCCTGACAAACGTACAGGAAGATACTGATCTGGGAACAGATGAAACTTCAGCCGATTAAAAAGATTGCAGTTATCGGCGCGGGGAGCTGGGGAACAGCCTTAGCCAAACTTTTGGCAGATAAAGGGGAACAGGTCCTGCTCTGGAGCCACAGAATTGAGCATGTGGATGCCTTGCGCCGGGATCGTGAAAATCGAAAATACCTTCCCGGTGCTTTTCTGCCGGGAACCTTACAACCAGTACATACCTTTGAGGAGTTCCCTTCCTGTCAATGTCTGGTTATGGCTGTCCCTTCGCATGGTTACCGGGAGGTCTTCAGCCAACTCATCCCTCATCTCCAGGACGGCACGGCCCTTGTTTCTGCGGTAAAGGGTATTGAGATCGGCACTCTCCAGACCATGTGCGAGGTTATGGAGGAGGAACTTGCCCGGCAAAACAAGACAGGTACCATGTTCACCGGCGTTTTGAGCGGCCCTAGTTTTGCTGACGAGGTCGCCGCAGGCCAACCCACAGCCGTGACCGTGGGCTTTGCTGAAAGTAACGTGGCCAAGGCTGTACAGCATCTCTTTTCGACATCCTTTTTTCGGGTATATACCAGCTCAGACACTATCGGCCTGGAAATTTCCGCAGCCATGAAAAATGTCATCGCCATTGCTGCCGGTATTTCCGATGGTTTGGGGTACGGACTCAACACGCGCGCCGCCTTGATTACCCGTGGTCTTGCGGAAATAACCCGCTTAGGCTTAGCACTTGGTGCAGATCTCTCCACCTTTTCAGGACTCGGAGGTTTAGGTGATCTGGTCCTCACCTGTACAGGCAGCCTGAGCCGCAACCGGACAGTAGGTCTCAAGCTTGGTGAGGGACGTACCTTACAGCAGACTCTGGATGAAATGACAATGGTCGCCGAAGGGGTCAAGACGACGAAATCCTGTTATAGATTGGCAGCCGATATCGGAGTGGAAATGCCCATCCTTGAGCAAACCTACCAGATCCTGTACAAAGACAAACCCTGCCGGGACGCAGTCCAGGATCTCTTTGGGAGAAGACTGAAAGAGGAGTGAAAGCCCTTCTTCCCACCCGTTTTTCTCAAAAACAAAGAAAACGCTTTTTCGAAATCACGCCCCTGGAAGAGGCTGATCCTGAGACAAAACGATGCACCCCGGTAGAAGTGATATACTTCTACCGGGTTTTCTTTTTTCTTCTACAGGAGTAGCTCAGCAAAAACATCAAAAGTTAAACACCTTCGCTTCAGCAGCCATATCTATCAGATGAGGGCCGCCATCCAAGACCATATTGCTGAAGAATTCTGCCTCGTCAAGTTGACGATTTGTCGCGCAAGGAGTGCAGACACCTATAGCAACTTCATTTTCTACCAAATAAGGCAGGTAATCTGCCGGGCAATCTCCGGTATTTGTCTTTACGCTTAACTCTCTGTTCTTATTTGCCCACATAACGCCGCCATCGATGAAAAACAAGTCTACCTGATGCCCTTTGGAATGCGCTATCTTCGCAAATTGAAAACATCGTGTGGCAGATTCGTTATCATCCTTTCCAAGGATAAACAAAAAATTCGACATGGGTTACCTCCTTTCGTGTTTTATTGTGTCAGGGCCAAAGAGCATGACGGCGCTTCTCAGCCCCATAATCGGTCTGGTACAGAACAGATCGAAGGTACCACATAAAATAAGAAAGTAAACATAAACCTACTGTTAACAGCACACATAACCAGCGGCAAGGTAGATAGAAAAAAACTGAGTTCACAAAAACGGTTTCAACTTCCGATTGACATGCTCCGCACATTGCTCCAACAGAATTTTCTCTTCAACTGACATGGGTATTTCCACTATATTTTCTACACCCTTATTGCCCATAATAAACGGAACACCAATGGTACTGTCGATACCGTAAAAAGCTCCTCCTGTATGGACTTG contains:
- a CDS encoding DsrE family protein, with protein sequence MSNFLFILGKDDNESATRCFQFAKIAHSKGHQVDLFFIDGGVMWANKNRELSVKTNTGDCPADYLPYLVENEVAIGVCTPCATNRQLDEAEFFSNMVLDGGPHLIDMAAEAKVFNF
- the gyrA gene encoding DNA gyrase subunit A → MTTATDQNRSPEPPSVGIEQELRKSYLDYAMSVIVGRALPDVRDGLKPVHRRTLFAMRELGTTYNRPYVKSARIVGDVIGKYHPHGDSAVYDTLVRMAQNFSLRYPLVDGQGNFGSMDGDPPAAMRYTEARMTKLDQELVADIEKETVDFIPTYDNSQLEPTVLPSKIPNILINGSEGIAVGMATKIPPHNLTEVLDALIALVDDPELTVHQLMGIITGPDFPTGGFICGRAGIREAYETGRGVIVMRARMHVEQKKKGSESIVVTEIPFQQNKANLVKKIALLMKEKRITSIAEVRDESDRHGLRIVMDLKKDEIPDVTINQLFKMTPLQKSFGIIMLCIVNNKPEVLNLKEVLVHFIDHRRTVIYRRTAFELRKAEERAHLLEGLKIALDNLDEVVELIKASAGPPEARAGLMERFELSELQAQVILDMRLQKLTGLERDKIIQEYTELMERIAWLTEVLSDDALVMQLIREEFEAVREQYGDERLTEIIDAPDEILPEDMITPEEMVVTISHSGYIKRNQLSLYRAQRRGGKGVTGMAAVDDDFVTDLYTASTLDTFLFFTNKGRVFWRKVYELPMAGRTARGRAIVNLLELAEGERLAAILPVSNLAEADKGHAILTITKKGRVKKTTIAEYQKPVRKGKLGLTIKDEDEMLCAAITTGDDRVFLVTKNGLSIHFHEDNVRIMGRTAAGVKGITLADDDEVVAAVVLQNHEEEDTILTVTENGYGKRTAVSDYRLQKRGGKGIFAIKTSERNGKVVGALQVVDDDQIMLIADSAKVIRLPMDSMRVIGRNTQGVRMINLNEGEKVVALSMLARTSEDEDDESENVDDILTNVQEDTDLGTDETSAD
- a CDS encoding NAD(P)H-dependent glycerol-3-phosphate dehydrogenase codes for the protein MKLQPIKKIAVIGAGSWGTALAKLLADKGEQVLLWSHRIEHVDALRRDRENRKYLPGAFLPGTLQPVHTFEEFPSCQCLVMAVPSHGYREVFSQLIPHLQDGTALVSAVKGIEIGTLQTMCEVMEEELARQNKTGTMFTGVLSGPSFADEVAAGQPTAVTVGFAESNVAKAVQHLFSTSFFRVYTSSDTIGLEISAAMKNVIAIAAGISDGLGYGLNTRAALITRGLAEITRLGLALGADLSTFSGLGGLGDLVLTCTGSLSRNRTVGLKLGEGRTLQQTLDEMTMVAEGVKTTKSCYRLAADIGVEMPILEQTYQILYKDKPCRDAVQDLFGRRLKEE